The stretch of DNA tatttttatcctaaataatcattctcGTCGTAAATAATGATCTTCTcaaatgaattttgtttttctagtgAGAATCTAATGAACAATTCGATTGTCATATACTGTTGACATATATAATGCTATAAAATGGAAATAGATTTCATTATATATTGCTACTCCAGAACCAACATGAAtccgactatatatatatatatatatatatacacacacatatatatatatatgtatatatgtatgtatcagACAATATATATCTTCAGAAGTCTCTGTAAGCCCAAGTACTTATGCAGTCTTGCCTTACCATTTGAACTGATATcgcaaaaaagaagaaaatttatcattAGTCTCTAGTACGACGTTTATCTACGTTACTAATTAAAGCATTAGCTGATGAACAAagatgtttcttttgttttgcccTAGATTGAGGTTGTACATTTACAGATTCTTGCCGGATAGGGCTCTTTATGCTACAAAGTTTATGCTTCATGCGCCAGGAGAAGAGACTTTCTAGGCCACAACCCTTCGGTGAAGCACATGATTGGCTTACTACGTTAGACCCACAAGCTTCAGGGTAATCGGACGGTTTAGGAAGCCTCTTGTTGAAACTCTTGGAGAAGGTTAAAGCAGATGATGTAGCCAATGCAGTGGCATCACGAAGAAAGCGCTTGATCATGTAATTTGGAGACTCCTTCCCGCTCGACTCTGCAAACTTTAGCTTTAAACCATCCAATTCATGATCTTTCTCGGCTTTTGTCACAATGTCTATTGCCTCTGACAAGGAGAGCACGTCCATAGCATCTGAGAAAGCAGCATCATCGCCGCCATTATTGCCATCACAACTATCATCAAAATCAGCAAGTACTGCATGATCATCAACATCATTGTAAGGATAATCGTTGTTTGTTGCTTCTGCTGATTGAAGCTGCCAAAGACATGGTGGGAGTCTCAGACGAGGAGTATTCTCATTCTCATCATGGATGTCATCTCTCTCCAAGTTTCTGGGCTTGCCTGGAGCTTGCTCCCAAGAAAATGGAACCCTATCACTTGCAAAACCTTGTGAACTTCTGCAGGACAGTTCTTCACCCGCATAGCCGCCGGTACGCCTTGTCGACAAAAGCGGTGCATCAAAGTTGAACTTTCTGCAGGAACATTTCGAATTCCTAGCTTCTTCGCTAAGTTCTCCTCGCTCCATAAAGACTATCTGTCAATGGAGACCacagaaagaaatgagagagaacgGGAGCTTTAATCGAGTGATAAGGGAGGAAATGCTAGAGGCAGTTGGGGAAAATTATAACAGAGTAGTTGGAAATATATGGGTTTCTCGTGCAGGACATTAAGCCTGGCGTTTTACTTTAAAATGGTCACAGGAGAGGTGAAAAGGGCTTCTGTGTGGTATTGAGGAAAGTTGAGGCACGTAGAAAAAAGTGGTGCACGAactttaaaagataataaagtttcatttttaagaaaatagtttttcacataaatctaaaatttaatcaCTTTACAGAATGAATACACAAGACTCAAAGACTTTTATGACTGCAAATTTGATCATAATTATGTTGTTCTCGAGCTCCGCACGGTTCTTACACTTTCAGATTACTTTTTTGTTTCCATCAGATTGTCTCTCTTCTTATCTGACTGTCCTTTTCGCCTCTTCAGACCATCGGTGCCACTCCAATTTCGCTTTCG from Juglans regia cultivar Chandler chromosome 4, Walnut 2.0, whole genome shotgun sequence encodes:
- the LOC108995138 gene encoding uncharacterized protein LOC108995138, whose product is MERGELSEEARNSKCSCRKFNFDAPLLSTRRTGGYAGEELSCRSSQGFASDRVPFSWEQAPGKPRNLERDDIHDENENTPRLRLPPCLWQLQSAEATNNDYPYNDVDDHAVLADFDDSCDGNNGGDDAAFSDAMDVLSLSEAIDIVTKAEKDHELDGLKLKFAESSGKESPNYMIKRFLRDATALATSSALTFSKSFNKRLPKPSDYPEACGSNVVSQSCASPKGCGLESLFSWRMKHKLCSIKSPIRQESVNVQPQSRAKQKKHLCSSANALISNVDKRRTRD